The Deltaproteobacteria bacterium genome segment AATGTTCTCGCGGTTATTGACGCTGATAATGTATATAACGCTGCGGGCGAGGGAATAGACGTGTAAGATCCCCTCCCGTTCTTTTTCCAGGGACTCCCGGCTCAAATCTACCAGGCCCACATCGTCCGCCCCGGCCTCCAGGCAGATCTTTTTGATCGTTTCTGCAGAATAAGTTCTTATTTTTTGCACCTCAGTCATGTTTCACCTCAACTTCTTTCGAGCTCTTTTTGTTTTTCCTTTTTCTCCACCACGCAATAGATCCCTCCCCAGGGTAAGGCACGGATAATTACCTACTAATAGATAGACATTAAAGATTAAAAAAAATTTCAGGGGCCTATAAGATGCATTATCTCTTTCACTGCCGAATCAAAACAGGACGGCGTCGCCACGCGAACATTTTGGATGGCCCCCTGGAGGCCTGAGGAGATCAAGAAAGCCAGATCCCTGGGTATACCTGAAAATTTAAACTCGCCTTTATTTCTACCTTCAGCCAGAATTTTTTCCAGCCATTGATGCATTGTAGAAGTCAATATCCGTGTTTCTTTCTGCATCTCCAGGGGGAGGGTCTTAAAATCGGTTTCGAGTGCTCCCCCGAGGCAAATCTGTTGGTCCCGGTCCACATATCTTTTGAAAATCAAACAATATTCGTTCAATTTTTTCGAGTAGCCGATATCTTCCTTTTCCATCAAACGGGTCCATTTCTCGAATCGTCTTATGGCCCGTTGTATAATGGCCACGCCAAGATCGGTTTTTTTGGGGAAGTGATAATGTATCGAGGCGGTTTTGATGTTCAGCGCGCTGGCAATATCTTTGTAACTAAAACCATTATACCCCCGGTCGAGGAGAAGATTCTCCGCAATGTCAAGAATCTGTTTTTTTGTATCTGCTTTTAGTCTCATATCGCTTCAAGAACTGATTCTGGAGGCGGCAACCGGATTCGAACCAGTGAAGAACGGTTTTGCAGACCGCCGCCTTAGCCTCTTGGCTATGCCGCCAAACAAAAAAGATGGATCATATATTACCTACTAATAGGTAGGTTGTCAAGAAGAATTGTTAAGGTATTCTTCAAACAGTTAACTGTAGGCCACAACTTAAATGGAGTTGACAGTTTTCCCCTTTCGGTTTATATATTAATTGCGCGCCCATAGCTCAGTGGATAGAGTGCCGGACTACGAATCCGTAGGTCGCAAGTTCGAATCTTGCTGGGCGCGCCAGATTTAAACCCCTGCTTTATATTCTATCCTTATTGTGTAGCCAGCCGATTTGAATACTTTTAATTAGACAGGATCTACTGGATGCCCTTGATTTTAGAGCCCTTAAATCCTGTTAATCCTGTCAGACAAAAGGGACGAAAATGGATAACCGGGTCAAAGAAGCTATCTCCCATCGGGTAGCCCAGGAACCGTTTGCAAAAAAATTTAAATTGAAACTGGTCGACCTGAACGAAGGCTATTCAAAGGTGACCATGACCTTTACCCCGGATATGGAAAACATTTTCGGTATGGCCCATGGCGGGGCTATATTCGCTTTGATCGACGAGGCCTTTCAGACGGCCTGCAATGCCTATGGCACCCTGGCTGTAGCCTTGAATATGAATATCACTTATGTTTCATCACCGGCTCCGGGAAGCACCCTCACAGCCGAAGCCAGAGAATTCAGCCGGACCAATAAAACGGCCAATTATGATATTAAAGTTCAGGACGAACAGGGGAATCTGATCGCCTCCTCCCAGGCCCTGGCCTATCGCAAGGGCAAGCCCCTTCCTTTTCTGGAACTTTAAACGGCTTTCTCCTTTTCCTTATTTTTCCCTTGACTCTCCCTTCCCCCTATTTTAAACTCGCCCCAGCCAGCAGGAAAGCCCTGTTCGGAGTTTAGAGTTCGGAGTTCGGACTAAAACATTTTCATGCTTCGTAGCGCTCTACAGGGTCATAATGGCTTAATAACAAAGGGTTCTCTAAGGAATCCGATTAAAATCAGGCAAGTAAAATTCCAGTAAAAAAAGAAGGAAAATATGCAGTATACCAAAACACGTCTGGAACATGGCTATGCCAACCAAACCTTAACCATCGATGTCGGCAGCAGGGACATCAAAGTCGACAAACTTGACCAAAAGATAAGGGACTTCTTCATAGGGGGCCGGGGTCTGGGTTTGTATTTGCTGCACCGGAGGTTAACCTCGAAGACTTCGGCCTATGATCCGGAAAACCCCTTGATCCTGTCTCCGGGGCCTCTTGGAGGCATTCCTCAATTCCCGGGCACCAGCAAATGTATGGCCATCTCCTTGTCTCCCATAACCCATATACCTGGGGTTTCCAATTTCGGAGGCCATTTTGGGGCTTACCTCAAATACGCCGGGTTCGATGCCCTGGAAATAACCGGCAAGGCCGGAGAAGACACCATAATCGTCATCAATGGCTTTAAAGGCGAGATCACCTTCATGCCGTCGCCGGCCGTTGATCAGGTATTTGATCTGGAAAAATATCTGATCGATCAATTCATGGGCCAAGGTTATACCAAAAAGGATATTGTCTTCCTGACCAGCGGCATCGGAGCCGTTAACACAACCTATGGTTGTATCAACAGTCATTATTTTGATCCCACCAAACCGGTAAATGGAACCAGGGGCCTCTTTCGAACCAAACAGGCCGGAAGGACCGGACTGGGTTCAGTCATGATGGATAAGGGTATCCGGGCCATCGTCATATTGGCCGAATACCCCCAAGGAGAAAACCCCTATGGCGCCCATGACTGGGAGAGGGTAAAAAAGGCCGGCGTCCAGCTCCACAAAGTGGTCAAGGAAGTCGATCCCAAATCGTTGCAGATGTCCCGCAAGGGCTCGGCCGGTTTGATCTCTTTCATGAATCAGGAGGCCTTTCAATCCCTTCCGGTGAAAAATTACCAGCTTGGATCGGACCCCCGGGCCGGGCAGATCTGTGGGACGACTTATGCCGAGAGGTTGTTTGAGCATAAGGGGGTGGATGGATGTTTTCCCGGATGCAACCTGCGCTGCACCAAGGGAGGCTGGGTGACCTTGACCACCGGCCCTCGTTTGGAAAAAGTCTGGGTGGACGGTCCGGAGTATGAAACGGCGGCCGGATTCGGTTCCAATCTCGGTATGTGGAACCCTGAATTTATCATGGAGGCCAACTGGCACTGCGATAATTACGGGATGGATACCATCACCGTGGCCGTTTTAATGGCCTTTATCATGGAATGCTTTCAAAGGGGCTATCTGACGAAAGAGGATACGGGAGGGGTTGAACTGAACTTTGGCGATGAAAAAGCGGCCCTGACCTTTATCCATCAGCTTGCCCATGGAGAGACCGAATTGTCCCGAACCGCCAGCCGGGGAATGCTCGAACTGATCAACTGGGTAGCGGATAAGTATGCAAAAAGAACGGGAAAACCGGCCCCGATCCAGGAACTCGAACGATTTGCCATGCATACCAAAGGGCTGCCCTTTTCCCTTTACCGGACACACCGATCCTTATCCATGCAAGGGTCTTACGCGGCGGCCAGCGATATCGGTGCCCATCATGCCGCAGCCTGGCTGATCAAGGTGGACCTCCTTGGCGCCTTTCCTACTTTTGAGGCCAAGGCCAAGGCATTGATCACCTATCCCCGTGTCCGTCTGGGAAATGATAATCTGGGTCTGTGCAAGCTCCCCTGGGTGGACGTGTTCAATCCGGAATCGGAAAGGCAAAATGATAAGGATAAATATATCAACCCCGCCTCACAAGAACTCTACGCCGAATTCTATAACGGTATGCTGGGAACCGATATGACCTGGGAGAAGATCTTCGAGCAAACGGACCGGGATATCAACCTGCAGCGGGTCATGAACGTCATGACCTTTGGAAGACAAACCGGAAAATACGATTGGATACCCGACCGGGCCATCGGGCCGACCGATGACCTGCTCTATGAGGCTGAAGGGAAATATCACGACGAAGAGCTGAGCCGAATTTTGGAAAAACCCCTCGATCATATTTCGGCCATGAAAACCTCTGAAAAACGGGAAATTCTGATTAACCTCAGAAAAGAGCAATTACGCCAATTGATTGATATTTATTATCAGGAACGGGGCTGGAATCCTTCCGGAATCCCGACCGTTGACACCTTAAAAAGGGTCGGTTTATGGGAATTCCTGACGGAGGAAACCAAGACCGGAATCAGCGGAATCCTTGCCTGCTAAAAAGATTTGAAAGTCCCTGGGCGAACGGTTTACTAAATATACCGGTTGAAGAGATCACCCTGTCCGGATGGTTGGTGTCAACCAATCCGGGCAGGGGATCCAATGGTTCCATTCAGGAACCAATACAAATTATCTAACCCTGTCCTATGGACAACCATTGCCGGAAAAGTTCGTAGATATCTTTTCGGGGTCCCATATAATGAATCCGGACGAGATGTTTTTCGTGATCGATATCATAGATGATCCGAAATTTTTTTGCTCTCAGAGAATAATACCCTGAAAGCTCCCTCTCCAGAGGCTTACCCAGGAAAGGCTTTTCTTTCAATTCTTCTATGTGCTTTTTTACCAGAGGTTTTAGCGAGGGATGAAGGGATTTGATTTGTTTGCCGGAGGTTTCGGAATAGAGGAGACGACAGGAAAACATTATTCTTTCCAGGCCGATTCATGATCCATTACCTTGCCCGATTTAAAATCATTTTGAGAGGCTTTTAAGGCCGCTACTATTTTTTTGTTCCCCAGGATTTCAATGGTCTCCAGGAGTCCTTCGTATCGGGACAGAGACATCATCACCCCGATCGGTTCACCATTTTTGGTAAGGGCAATCGTCTCCTCTTCCTGTTCCATCTGCTTGACAATCTCCAGGAGGTTTCTTTTTACTTTGGTGACCGGGAGTATCTTCTGAAAATCTTCCATAACGTCTCCGAATGATATTTTTAATGACCATTATAATATCCTAAAAATAAGTGTCAAGAAATCTTTTAACATATGGAGAATAGGATTATGCGGCAACACGCGTAATCGTTTCAAAGGTTGTTTTATCTAATTGGCTAATCTCCCAGTTGTTTTGCAGATTTAACCAAAATTGAGGGCTGCCCCCCAAGGCCTTTGAGAGTTTTAGGGCCATCTCCGCGCTAATACCCCTCTTACCGCGACAAATTTCATTTATCGTTTTAGGTAAGACCCCGATATGTTTGGCCAGAGCTGATTGGGTAAGGCCTAATTCCTCCAGTTCATCCCGGATGACTTCGCCAGGATGCACCGGCGTAAAATGATTTCCAGCCATTTTTATGCTCCTTTAGTCAGTGATAGTCAGTGATTTCGACATCAACTGCATTTTCTCTTTCCCATTTAAAAAAATATCCCCTTACCAACCAGGAACAACAGTAATTTTTACTCGCTAAACTTTCCATGCCGACCGGCCCCTTGGGAAAATCTGCCGGCCCCTTCCAGGGTCTCACCACTGGTGATTGTTTCCAATCCTTTCCGAAACTCGTTTTTCAGGGCCTCAGCCAATGAGAGATCAAACTGCTCGTAGGCCGACCGCCGATCGTTTCGCATACAATGTTGAGGGAAGGCGGCGATCTGTCCGGCCAGGGCTTCGGCTGCGGCCCTGGAGGTCCCGGCTTCCACGATCCGGTTGGCCAAACCCATACGCAGAGCCTCTTCGGCCTCTACCGGCCTGCCGGTCAGGATCATATCCAGGGCCTGGGAAAGACCGATCAGTCGGGGTAATCGAATGGTTCCGCCATCGATCAAAGGGACTCCCCAGCGCCGGCAAAAAACCCCGAAGACTGCATCCCTTTCCATCACCCGCAAATCGCACCAAAGGGCCAGTTCCAATCCGCCGGCCACGGCATAACCGGCTACCGCGGCAATGACCGGCTTGCTCAAAAACAGCCTCGATGGCCCCATGGGACCGGACCCGTCTTCAGACAGCCGGTTGGGGTTTCCCTGACTGACGGCTTTCAAATCAGCACCGGCACAGAAAAAACCCCCTGCCCCGGTCAAAACTGCCACCCTGGCCTCCGGATCGGTTTCAAAAGCCTCGAAGGCCTCAACCAGGGCCTGGGCCGTCGGTCCGTCGACCGCATTCCGGACTTCCGGGCGGTTGATGATGACAGTGGTCACCGGCCCTATTTTTTCCGTCAAAACTAACATGTGCATCTCCCTTGCGTGAAAATGGAATTAAACAGGCGATAGGCAATGGGCTATAGGTCAGCTTTTTCTCTGCATACTATTTGCCCCTCGTCTATTGCCTCTCGCCTTTATTTTCCTTTGAAAAAGCCCAATAGCCTAAAAGAACCAGGTTGATGGGCGAGATAATGGACAGAATGCCAAATAATAAAGGTTTTCACTTGCAACCTGCAACTTGAAACATGAAACTATGTTTTCTAACTGATCCCTGATCCCCGATCCCCGATCCCGGTCCCTATCTTTTAATCTTAGGCTACATCAACCCAGGAAAGAAATTCCTCCGGCTTTCCTCTTTGACTTTGGAACAGATTGGCCGGATGTCCTTGAACCGGATACCCCAGGCCTATTCCCATAATCAAGGTCTGATCAGGCGAGATCCTGGCGTGTTTTTGAACCACATCGGGATAGCTGACCGAACGGGTCAGGATACAGGTTCCCAATCCCTGCTCGGCCGCCAGGAGAGCGATGGTTTGAAGCATAATGCCGCCGTCCATCAGGGCGTAAGGATTAAAGCCCCTGTCAAAATGGAGGTAGATCAGATAAGGTGCCCCGAAGAAGCGGGTCATGTCCAGGTTGTAAGCCAGCCTTTTCTCCTGGTCCTCCCGTCCGATACCCAAAGCCTGGAAAAGGCTTTTCCCCAGGCCCTTATATCGGGCGGTCTGGACTTCATTAAAGGACGTTTGAAAAGGAAAATCCGGATTTATCGGAACGCCCTCTTTAGCCTGCATGAGGTACTCTTCTCTTATCCTTTCCAGGGCTTGTCCGCCAACGACCGTTAATTTCCAGGGTTGGGTGTTCCCCCAGGAAGGGGCCCGGAGGGCTGTTTCCAGGATTTCTTCCAGGACATTTCTTGGGACCGGTTCCGGACTGAAGGCCCGGATGCTCCGTCTGACCTCTACCGCCTCTTTAACATTCATGATATCCTCCCTTTTAAGTTTACCATTGACTGGTTACCCTGTTTCCGATATTATTTTTTTATCTTATTTTTTATTAAATATTTGATTAACAAATTCCAGAAGACAGGTCAAGCTCTTTAGAATCTGAAACGAAAAGGAATATCAGGATGCCGGAACCTCAAGAGATTATCGAAAAGGCCTTGCAAGAAGGCCGGACAACCCTATCGGAGTATGAATCCAAACTGATTCTTTCCCATTATCATATCCCGGTTACCCGGGAAAAACTCTGTACGGACATGGAAGATCTGAGAAAAGCAGCCATGGATTTCGGATATCCCCTGGTCCTGAAGGGGAATTCCCCTGAGATAACCCACAAAACCGAAAAAGACCT includes the following:
- a CDS encoding TetR/AcrR family transcriptional regulator — its product is MRLKADTKKQILDIAENLLLDRGYNGFSYKDIASALNIKTASIHYHFPKKTDLGVAIIQRAIRRFEKWTRLMEKEDIGYSKKLNEYCLIFKRYVDRDQQICLGGALETDFKTLPLEMQKETRILTSTMHQWLEKILAEGRNKGEFKFSGIPRDLAFLISSGLQGAIQNVRVATPSCFDSAVKEIMHLIGP
- a CDS encoding type II toxin-antitoxin system Phd/YefM family antitoxin, with product MEDFQKILPVTKVKRNLLEIVKQMEQEEETIALTKNGEPIGVMMSLSRYEGLLETIEILGNKKIVAALKASQNDFKSGKVMDHESAWKE
- a CDS encoding HigA family addiction module antidote protein, producing MAGNHFTPVHPGEVIRDELEELGLTQSALAKHIGVLPKTINEICRGKRGISAEMALKLSKALGGSPQFWLNLQNNWEISQLDKTTFETITRVAA
- a CDS encoding type II toxin-antitoxin system RelE/ParE family toxin; this translates as MFSCRLLYSETSGKQIKSLHPSLKPLVKKHIEELKEKPFLGKPLERELSGYYSLRAKKFRIIYDIDHEKHLVRIHYMGPRKDIYELFRQWLSIGQG
- a CDS encoding hotdog fold thioesterase, which produces MDNRVKEAISHRVAQEPFAKKFKLKLVDLNEGYSKVTMTFTPDMENIFGMAHGGAIFALIDEAFQTACNAYGTLAVALNMNITYVSSPAPGSTLTAEAREFSRTNKTANYDIKVQDEQGNLIASSQALAYRKGKPLPFLEL
- a CDS encoding nitroreductase, with the translated sequence MNVKEAVEVRRSIRAFSPEPVPRNVLEEILETALRAPSWGNTQPWKLTVVGGQALERIREEYLMQAKEGVPINPDFPFQTSFNEVQTARYKGLGKSLFQALGIGREDQEKRLAYNLDMTRFFGAPYLIYLHFDRGFNPYALMDGGIMLQTIALLAAEQGLGTCILTRSVSYPDVVQKHARISPDQTLIMGIGLGYPVQGHPANLFQSQRGKPEEFLSWVDVA
- a CDS encoding crotonase/enoyl-CoA hydratase family protein, yielding MLVLTEKIGPVTTVIINRPEVRNAVDGPTAQALVEAFEAFETDPEARVAVLTGAGGFFCAGADLKAVSQGNPNRLSEDGSGPMGPSRLFLSKPVIAAVAGYAVAGGLELALWCDLRVMERDAVFGVFCRRWGVPLIDGGTIRLPRLIGLSQALDMILTGRPVEAEEALRMGLANRIVEAGTSRAAAEALAGQIAAFPQHCMRNDRRSAYEQFDLSLAEALKNEFRKGLETITSGETLEGAGRFSQGAGRHGKFSE